The following are encoded in a window of Megachile rotundata isolate GNS110a chromosome 2, iyMegRotu1, whole genome shotgun sequence genomic DNA:
- the LOC100879211 gene encoding uncharacterized protein LOC100879211 isoform X1 — translation MFPQTLNTEPCKITSMADEVLPASLEKLEIDRLSSSCPHITPTDKTKSPNPFRTASKSVGSDCSYLFQKRSMPIRPPLSTISPRGVKSTTNFKPSKNERALDKHKKNSIIKEAVLKLNDTGTNCLSDNLADTLLKETCKFNICGKNSKIFGHGSVAKDFKELNISQESRQAKDDTSIQDNYQASSFQRARSNTMPSLKRGPGPGGGSNSQLETTGSTGQPSSSNTCSVQARISPPSCDVTIDELASYFEEFVHIPKKMSHMAEMMYI, via the exons ATGTTCCCGCAAACATTGAACACAGAACCGTGTAAAATCACGAGCATGGCTGACGAAGTGTTGCCGGCGAGTTTGGAGAAGCTCGAAATTGATCGGCTCTCCTCGAGTTGTCCTCA TATTACTCCAACTGACAAaacaaaatctccaaacccatTTAGAACGGCAAGCAAAAGCGTCGGTTCTGATTGCagttatttatttcaaaaaagATCAATGCCTATTAGGCCACCGTTATCTACCATCAGCCCTAGAGGCGTGAAAAGCACAACGAATTTCAAACCATCAAAGAATGAAAGAGCATTGGATAAGCATAAGAAAAACTCGATAATCAAAGAGGCTGTTCTAAAATTAAATGATACTGGTACTAATTGTCTTAGTGATAACCTAGCAGATACATTGCTTAAAGAAacatgtaaatttaatatttgtggtAAGAACTCCAAGATTTTTGGCCATGGATCGGTTGCTAAGGATTTCAAAGAATTGAATATTAGCCAAGAGTCTAGACAAGCTAAGGACGATACTAGCATCCAGGATAATTACCAGGCTAGTAGTTTCCAACGAGCACGTAGTAATACGATGCCAAGTTTAAAGAGAGGGCCTGGTCCAGGCGGAGGTAGTAATAGTCAGTTGGAAACAACCGGTTCAACTGGTCAACCTTCAAGTTCAAATACATGCTCTGTACAAGCAAGAATATCTCCACCTTCATGCGATGTCACGATCGATGAACTTGCCAGCTACTTCGAGGAGTTTGTTCATATTCCAAAGAAGATGTCGCATATGGCAGAAATGATGTACATTTAA
- the Src64B gene encoding tyrosine-protein kinase Src64B isoform X1: protein MGKCCSKRQEPQPLGYKKADTGLSSKHSNGGSLDRYTADPNQRGVQARADIIRPRPTPCKLQIPHQPRKTSSPVVKPASHSQRSNKIVVALYNYTARESTDVSFVKGDRMEVLDDSEPDWWKVLHLTTLQEGLIPWNFVAVERSVESEDWFFENVSRKEAGKLLLVDENPRGTFLVRPSEHNPRGYSLSVKDWEEGRGHHVKHYKIKPLDNGGFFIATNQTFPTLPALVMAYSKNALGLCHVLSKPCPKPQPDMWDLGPELRDKWEINRNEIQLIRKLGHGNFGEVYYGKWRNKIEVAVKTLRPGTMSTEAFLQEAAIMKQFRHRHLVALYAICSKEEPIYIVQEYMCNGSLLDFLRTGDGKYMQFEDLIYIAAQVASGMEHLESKQLIHRDLAARNVLIGEKNKAKICDFGLARAIENDEYCPKQGSRFPVRWTAPEAIVYGRFSIKSDVWSYGILLMELFTYGQVPYPGMQSREVIEQINKGYRMPKPLNHPLPDSIYRLMLQCWDASPEKRPTFEFLNHYFESFNVTSEIPYLEPPTD, encoded by the exons ATGGGCAAGTGTTGCAGCAAACGGCAAGAGCCGCAACCCCTTG GTTACAAGAAAGCAGACACAGGACTAAGCTCGAAACACAGCAATGGAGGTTCCTTGGACCGGTACACTGCTGACCCGAATCAAAGGGGTGTGCAAGCGAGGGCGGATATTATTCGACCGAGGCCAACACCTTGTAAGCTACAGATTCCGCATCAACCTCGTAAAACAAGCTCGCCTGTCGTTAAGCCTGCAT CGCATTCGCAGAGATCGAACAAGATCGTGGTAGCTCTGTACAATTACACCGCCCGGGAGAGTACCGATGTCAGTTTCGTGAAGGGCGATCGAATGGAAGTATTGGATGACTCGGAGCCTGATTGGTGGAAAGTTTTACACTTGACAACTCTGCAAGAAGGTCTTATACCTTGGAACTTCGTCGCCGTTGAACGTTCGGTGGAGAGCGAAGA TTGGTTCTTCGAGAACGTGTCTCGCAAAGAGGCGGGTAAACTGCTGTTGGTGGACGAGAATCCACGTGGAACGTTTCTGGTGAGACCCAGCGAGCATAATCCCAGGGGATACAGTTTGTCCGTGAAGGACTGGGAGGAGGGAAGGGGTCATCACGTAAAACACTATAAAATTAAACCGCTCGACAATGGGGGCTTCTTTATCGCCACCAACCAGACATTCCCCACCCTGCCAGCCCTTGTTATGGCTTATAGCA AGAACGCGTTGGGTCTCTGTCACGTGTTATCGAAGCCGTGTCCGAAACCGCAACCGGACATGTGGGATCTCGGGCCCGAGTTGCGGGACAAATGGGAGATCAACAGGAACGAGATACAACTGATACGGAAATTGGGCCACGGTAATTTCGGCGAGGTGTATTACGGCAAATGGAGGAACAAGATCGAAGTAGCGGTGAAGACGCTGCGACCCGGGACCATGTCGACCGAGGCGTTCCTTCAGGAAGCCGCCATTATGAAACAGTTCCGACATAGACACCTAGTCGCGTTGTACGCGATCTGCTCGAAAGAGGAGCCGATCTACATCGTACAGGAGTACATGTGCAACGGTAGCCTGTTAGACTTCCTGAGAACCGGCGATGGCAAGTACATGCAGTTCGAGGACCTCATCTACATAGCCGCGCAGGTCGCCTCCGGCATGGAACACCTCGAGAGCAAACAGCTCATACACAGAGATCTCGCGGCGAGGAACGTGCTTATCGGCGAGAAAAATAAAGCGAAGATATGTGATTTCGGATTGGCGAGGGCGATCGAGAACGACGAGTACTGTCCGAAACAGGGAAGCAGATTCCCGGTTAGGTGGACGGCGCCGGAGGccattgtctatgggagattcaGCATCAAGAGCGACGTCTGGTCCTATGGCATCTTACTGATGGAGCTCTTCACTTATGGCCAAGTTCCTTATCCTG GTATGCAGAGTCGCGAAGTAATCGAGCAAATAAACAAAGGCTATCGGATGCCTAAGCCATTGAATCACCCGCTGCCGGACAGCATTTACCGATTAATGTTGCAGTGCTGGGATGCTAGCCCCGAGAAGCGACCCACGTTCGAGTTCCTTAATCACTATTTCGAGTCATTTAATGTCACTAGCGAAATACCGTATCTCGAGCCGCCAACAGACTGA
- the Src64B gene encoding tyrosine-protein kinase Src64B isoform X2, with translation MGKCCSKRQEPQPLGYKKADTGLSSKHSNGGSLDRYTADPNQRGVQARADIIRPRPTPSHSQRSNKIVVALYNYTARESTDVSFVKGDRMEVLDDSEPDWWKVLHLTTLQEGLIPWNFVAVERSVESEDWFFENVSRKEAGKLLLVDENPRGTFLVRPSEHNPRGYSLSVKDWEEGRGHHVKHYKIKPLDNGGFFIATNQTFPTLPALVMAYSKNALGLCHVLSKPCPKPQPDMWDLGPELRDKWEINRNEIQLIRKLGHGNFGEVYYGKWRNKIEVAVKTLRPGTMSTEAFLQEAAIMKQFRHRHLVALYAICSKEEPIYIVQEYMCNGSLLDFLRTGDGKYMQFEDLIYIAAQVASGMEHLESKQLIHRDLAARNVLIGEKNKAKICDFGLARAIENDEYCPKQGSRFPVRWTAPEAIVYGRFSIKSDVWSYGILLMELFTYGQVPYPGMQSREVIEQINKGYRMPKPLNHPLPDSIYRLMLQCWDASPEKRPTFEFLNHYFESFNVTSEIPYLEPPTD, from the exons ATGGGCAAGTGTTGCAGCAAACGGCAAGAGCCGCAACCCCTTG GTTACAAGAAAGCAGACACAGGACTAAGCTCGAAACACAGCAATGGAGGTTCCTTGGACCGGTACACTGCTGACCCGAATCAAAGGGGTGTGCAAGCGAGGGCGGATATTATTCGACCGAGGCCAACACCTT CGCATTCGCAGAGATCGAACAAGATCGTGGTAGCTCTGTACAATTACACCGCCCGGGAGAGTACCGATGTCAGTTTCGTGAAGGGCGATCGAATGGAAGTATTGGATGACTCGGAGCCTGATTGGTGGAAAGTTTTACACTTGACAACTCTGCAAGAAGGTCTTATACCTTGGAACTTCGTCGCCGTTGAACGTTCGGTGGAGAGCGAAGA TTGGTTCTTCGAGAACGTGTCTCGCAAAGAGGCGGGTAAACTGCTGTTGGTGGACGAGAATCCACGTGGAACGTTTCTGGTGAGACCCAGCGAGCATAATCCCAGGGGATACAGTTTGTCCGTGAAGGACTGGGAGGAGGGAAGGGGTCATCACGTAAAACACTATAAAATTAAACCGCTCGACAATGGGGGCTTCTTTATCGCCACCAACCAGACATTCCCCACCCTGCCAGCCCTTGTTATGGCTTATAGCA AGAACGCGTTGGGTCTCTGTCACGTGTTATCGAAGCCGTGTCCGAAACCGCAACCGGACATGTGGGATCTCGGGCCCGAGTTGCGGGACAAATGGGAGATCAACAGGAACGAGATACAACTGATACGGAAATTGGGCCACGGTAATTTCGGCGAGGTGTATTACGGCAAATGGAGGAACAAGATCGAAGTAGCGGTGAAGACGCTGCGACCCGGGACCATGTCGACCGAGGCGTTCCTTCAGGAAGCCGCCATTATGAAACAGTTCCGACATAGACACCTAGTCGCGTTGTACGCGATCTGCTCGAAAGAGGAGCCGATCTACATCGTACAGGAGTACATGTGCAACGGTAGCCTGTTAGACTTCCTGAGAACCGGCGATGGCAAGTACATGCAGTTCGAGGACCTCATCTACATAGCCGCGCAGGTCGCCTCCGGCATGGAACACCTCGAGAGCAAACAGCTCATACACAGAGATCTCGCGGCGAGGAACGTGCTTATCGGCGAGAAAAATAAAGCGAAGATATGTGATTTCGGATTGGCGAGGGCGATCGAGAACGACGAGTACTGTCCGAAACAGGGAAGCAGATTCCCGGTTAGGTGGACGGCGCCGGAGGccattgtctatgggagattcaGCATCAAGAGCGACGTCTGGTCCTATGGCATCTTACTGATGGAGCTCTTCACTTATGGCCAAGTTCCTTATCCTG GTATGCAGAGTCGCGAAGTAATCGAGCAAATAAACAAAGGCTATCGGATGCCTAAGCCATTGAATCACCCGCTGCCGGACAGCATTTACCGATTAATGTTGCAGTGCTGGGATGCTAGCCCCGAGAAGCGACCCACGTTCGAGTTCCTTAATCACTATTTCGAGTCATTTAATGTCACTAGCGAAATACCGTATCTCGAGCCGCCAACAGACTGA
- the LOC100879211 gene encoding uncharacterized protein LOC100879211 isoform X3 produces MNHHGMTFDNTLSKFHITPTDKTKSPNPFRTASKSVGSDCSYLFQKRSMPIRPPLSTISPRGVKSTTNFKPSKNERALDKHKKNSIIKEAVLKLNDTGTNCLSDNLADTLLKETCKFNICGKNSKIFGHGSVAKDFKELNISQESRQAKDDTSIQDNYQASSFQRARSNTMPSLKRGPGPGGGSNSQLETTGSTGQPSSSNTCSVQARISPPSCDVTIDELASYFEEFVHIPKKMSHMAEMMYI; encoded by the exons ATGAATCATCATGGAATGACTTTTGATAATACATTGTCAAAGTTTCA TATTACTCCAACTGACAAaacaaaatctccaaacccatTTAGAACGGCAAGCAAAAGCGTCGGTTCTGATTGCagttatttatttcaaaaaagATCAATGCCTATTAGGCCACCGTTATCTACCATCAGCCCTAGAGGCGTGAAAAGCACAACGAATTTCAAACCATCAAAGAATGAAAGAGCATTGGATAAGCATAAGAAAAACTCGATAATCAAAGAGGCTGTTCTAAAATTAAATGATACTGGTACTAATTGTCTTAGTGATAACCTAGCAGATACATTGCTTAAAGAAacatgtaaatttaatatttgtggtAAGAACTCCAAGATTTTTGGCCATGGATCGGTTGCTAAGGATTTCAAAGAATTGAATATTAGCCAAGAGTCTAGACAAGCTAAGGACGATACTAGCATCCAGGATAATTACCAGGCTAGTAGTTTCCAACGAGCACGTAGTAATACGATGCCAAGTTTAAAGAGAGGGCCTGGTCCAGGCGGAGGTAGTAATAGTCAGTTGGAAACAACCGGTTCAACTGGTCAACCTTCAAGTTCAAATACATGCTCTGTACAAGCAAGAATATCTCCACCTTCATGCGATGTCACGATCGATGAACTTGCCAGCTACTTCGAGGAGTTTGTTCATATTCCAAAGAAGATGTCGCATATGGCAGAAATGATGTACATTTAA
- the LOC100879211 gene encoding uncharacterized protein LOC100879211 isoform X2, which produces MQALVNARFNDRHFLFATVRNNNIVDCHVITPTDKTKSPNPFRTASKSVGSDCSYLFQKRSMPIRPPLSTISPRGVKSTTNFKPSKNERALDKHKKNSIIKEAVLKLNDTGTNCLSDNLADTLLKETCKFNICGKNSKIFGHGSVAKDFKELNISQESRQAKDDTSIQDNYQASSFQRARSNTMPSLKRGPGPGGGSNSQLETTGSTGQPSSSNTCSVQARISPPSCDVTIDELASYFEEFVHIPKKMSHMAEMMYI; this is translated from the exons ATGCAAGCACTCGTTAACGCGCGTTTCAACGACCGTCATTTCTTATTCGCGACGGTGCGAAACAACAACATCGTTGACTGTCATGT TATTACTCCAACTGACAAaacaaaatctccaaacccatTTAGAACGGCAAGCAAAAGCGTCGGTTCTGATTGCagttatttatttcaaaaaagATCAATGCCTATTAGGCCACCGTTATCTACCATCAGCCCTAGAGGCGTGAAAAGCACAACGAATTTCAAACCATCAAAGAATGAAAGAGCATTGGATAAGCATAAGAAAAACTCGATAATCAAAGAGGCTGTTCTAAAATTAAATGATACTGGTACTAATTGTCTTAGTGATAACCTAGCAGATACATTGCTTAAAGAAacatgtaaatttaatatttgtggtAAGAACTCCAAGATTTTTGGCCATGGATCGGTTGCTAAGGATTTCAAAGAATTGAATATTAGCCAAGAGTCTAGACAAGCTAAGGACGATACTAGCATCCAGGATAATTACCAGGCTAGTAGTTTCCAACGAGCACGTAGTAATACGATGCCAAGTTTAAAGAGAGGGCCTGGTCCAGGCGGAGGTAGTAATAGTCAGTTGGAAACAACCGGTTCAACTGGTCAACCTTCAAGTTCAAATACATGCTCTGTACAAGCAAGAATATCTCCACCTTCATGCGATGTCACGATCGATGAACTTGCCAGCTACTTCGAGGAGTTTGTTCATATTCCAAAGAAGATGTCGCATATGGCAGAAATGATGTACATTTAA